TACCTGTCAAGGCGAGTGCAGGATATCTGAATGGATATGGTGATCCGGAATATGTAGCCGAATTGCCTAAATTTTCACTTCCAATGTTTAATCAGGGTACATACCGTGCTTTTGAAATAAAGGGAGATTCTATGTTGCCCTTGCCATCTGGCTCTGTTATAATAGGGGAGTATGTAGAAAACTGGCATGACATCAAGCCCGGACAGACTTATATAATTGTCTCTAAAGAAGAAGGTGTCGTGTATAAGCGTATTGCCTTTAAATATAAAGAAGAAAAAGGATTGAAGCTGGTATCCGATAACAAGACATATGAAGCATACTGGGTTGGTTCAGATGATATTCTGGAAGTCTGGAAAGCAAAGGCGTTTATAAGTACTGAACTGCCGGAGCCAAGTCCCGAACCTACTATGGAAACACTGACCTCGATGATGGCACAAATGCAAAAAACCATCAGTGCAGTAGTCGATAATAATAAGGCATAAAAAAGATGTTTTGGATTTTTAAAAATATTTTGTACTTTTGTACTATCTGAAAGGAAGGGGGCATCATATGCCCCCTTTTTTAATTCTTTATTGATTTAAAATAACAGTAATAGATGAAGACAAAGGTAGAACAGCGGGTTGAAGAGTTAGTGCTGGAAAAAATAGGAGACCGTGAGGATTTGTTTATTGTCAGTATAAAAATGCAAGGCAATGGCGTACTTGAAATTCTTGTTGACGGGGACTCCGGGATTGCGATTGATGATTGTGTAAAGATAAGCCGTCATGTTGGTTTTCATCTGGAAGAAGAGAATGTAATAGAAACTGCTTACCGTCTTGAAGTGTCTTCTCCGGGTATTGACAGTCCTCTGGTACTGAATCGTCAGTATGAGAAGAATATAGGACGTAATGTCCGGGTCAAGAATCACGAGGGAGAGAAGAGAGAAGGAAAGCTTCTGAATGTGACAGAAAACGACATTACAATCGAGGAAAGTAAAAAAGAAAAAGGGAAGAAAGCCGTTCCGGTTGAGTCGGTGATTCCATTTGAACAAATAAAGGAAACTAAGGTGTTAATTTCATTTAAGTAAAAATGAGCAGCAATATCAATTTGATTGACTCTTTTCAGGAGTTTAAAGAGTTTAAAAACATTGACCGTCCTACGGTAATCTCTGTGTTGGAAGAAGTATTCCGTAGCATGATCCGCAAACGGTTTGGTACAGATGAAAATGTAGACGTAATTGTCAACCCTGATAATGGTGACTTAGAGATCTGGAGAACACGTGTAGTCGTGGAAGATGAATTTTCAGAAGATGATGATCTGGAGATCGAGTTGGCAGAAGCAGTTAAGCATGATGCAGATCTTGAAGTAGGTGATGATTATATTGAGCAGATCACATTGGAAAGCTTCGGACGCAGAGCTATTCTGGCTGCACGTCAGACATTGGTTTCTAAAATTCTGGAACTTGAGAAAGACGAAGTTTTCAAAAAATATAAAGATCGTGAAGGAGAGTTAGTGATCGGTGAGGTGTATCAGATCTGGAAAAAAGAAATTCTGGTCCTTGATGATGACGGTAATGAATTGATTCTGCCTAAGACAGAACAGATTCCTGCGGATTATTTCAAAAAAGGAGATAGCATCCGTGCGGTAGTACATAAGGTAGATATGATGAACAACAATCCTAAGATCATTATCTCTCGTACAGCACCTGCATTTTTACAGCGTTTGTTTGAACTGGAAGTACCGGAGATCTTTGACGGATTGATTACTATCAAGAAGATTGTCCGGGAACCGGGAGAGCGTGCTAAGGTGGCCGTAGAATCTTATGATGACCGTATCGATCCGGTAGGAGCTTGTGTTGGTATGAAAGGATCGCGTATCCACGGTATTGTTCGTGAGTTGAGAAATGAAAACATTGATGTTATCAACTTTACAACAAACCATTCCTTATATATCACCCGTGCACTTAGCCCGGCGCGTATCAGCTCTATCAAAATTGATGAAGACAACAAGACGGCAGCTGTGTATCTGAAATCAGATCAGGTATCTCTGGCGATTGGCCGTGGAGGACACAATATTAAACTGGCAGGTAAACTGACAGGTTACGAGATCGATGTGTATCGTGAGAATGACGAATTTGATGAGGATGTGGACATCGAAGAATTCAGCGACGAAATCGAAGGATGGGTTATTGACGAATTGAAACGTGTAGGTCTGGATACCGCTAAATCTGTTCTTTCACTTACGGAAGAAGAGTTGGTAAGACGTACAGATCTTGAAGAAGATACCATTCAGGAAATTGTTCGCGTTTTACAGTCCGAGTTTGAATAGAACCCGGTCTAACAATTTATTATCTCAGCAATTTCGAATAAATTGTTAGTAACATGTAAAAAAAACATATTTTTGTATATACTTTATAATTACAGGACACAATAAATGACAGAAGGTAAAAGCATAAACTTACTAAAAGCAGCAAAAGAACTAAATATTGGTATAGCTACCGCTGTGGATTATTTAGTAAAAAAGGGATTTGATGTTGAATCTAAACCTAATACTAAATTATCGGGCGAGATGTACAATGTTCTTTTGAGCGAATTTCAGGGAGACAAAATTGTTAAGGACGAGGCAAAGCAAATCGTAATTGGTAAAATTCGTCGTGATGAGTCGCCTGCTGGAAGTAGCAATGCTGCGCCTAAAGAATCTGTCTCGGAGAATGAAGATACAGCAGAGGTAAAGGAGATCCTGATAAAGAATGCTCCAGCAGAACCAACTCCGGTAAAGGCTGATGTGCCAGAAGAGAAGAAACCTGCTGAGGATCATCCTCATCTTTCAGGTATGAAGATCGTCGGGAAGATTGATCTGGACAGCATAGGCAAAGGAAAGCCTAAAAAAGAAGAAAAGAGCGAAGTTGCTCCTAAAATAGAAGAACCTGTGAAGGTAGAGGTAAAAGTGGAAACTCCAAAGATCGTGGAAAAACCCGTAGAGCCTGTTCAGCCTGTTGTTGCTGAAAAAGTAGAAGCTCCAAAAGAAACTGTTGTTCCCCAGGCGGAGAAGCCAGTGGAACCTGCTAAACCAAAGGTGGAAGAAGTGAAACCGGAAGTTCAGGCTGTCAAAAAAGAAGAGGTTAAACCTGCAGAGCCCGCTAAACCGGCAGCACCTCAGGATGATGTCATCCGTGCGCGTGCTGAAAGCTTAAGCGGACCGAAAGTTATCGGTAAGATCGAATTGCCTACGGCAAGACCGTCACACCGTGACAGACCGGTAGCATCTTCTTCCAATGCAACAGGTAATGCGAACGATCAGAAACGTAAGCGTAAGCGTACTAATAACGGTCCGAATACCGGTGGAAACAACCAGGATCAGAATAGAGGCGGAAACCAGCAAGGTGGAAACCAACAAGGCGGTCAGGGTGGTAACAACCAAGGTAACAGAGGACCAGGTAATAACCAAAACCGTCCCGGTAATAATCAGGGGAACAGAGGTCCGGGTAACAACCAGGGCAACAGAGGTCCAGGAAATTATCAGGGTAACAGAGGTCCGGGTGGTAACAGACCTGATTTCAAGGGTAGAAATAAGCCTGTAGAAAACAAGGAAGAACCATCGGAAAAAGAAATCCAGGATCAAATCAAAGCTACACTTGCCCGTTTAAGTGGAGCTGGTAAGTCTGGTAAGTTTGCTCAACGTGCGAAATTACGTCGTCAGAAACGTGACGAAGTCGCTCACCATGCTGAAGAAGCTGCATTGGAACAGGAAATGATGGCCAATGTATTAAAAGTAACAGAGTTTGTTACTGCAAATGAGT
The Sphingobacterium spiritivorum genome window above contains:
- a CDS encoding XRE family transcriptional regulator, with product MSNIASNLKYIRKKKGLTQQQFADLMEIKRASVGAYEEDRAEPKYELLKKIAEYFDLTMDELANDIIDDKWKPTPRSNASNLRVLSVTVDQKDRENIELVPVKASAGYLNGYGDPEYVAELPKFSLPMFNQGTYRAFEIKGDSMLPLPSGSVIIGEYVENWHDIKPGQTYIIVSKEEGVVYKRIAFKYKEEKGLKLVSDNKTYEAYWVGSDDILEVWKAKAFISTELPEPSPEPTMETLTSMMAQMQKTISAVVDNNKA
- the rimP gene encoding ribosome assembly cofactor RimP, translated to MKTKVEQRVEELVLEKIGDREDLFIVSIKMQGNGVLEILVDGDSGIAIDDCVKISRHVGFHLEEENVIETAYRLEVSSPGIDSPLVLNRQYEKNIGRNVRVKNHEGEKREGKLLNVTENDITIEESKKEKGKKAVPVESVIPFEQIKETKVLISFK
- the nusA gene encoding transcription termination factor NusA; translation: MSSNINLIDSFQEFKEFKNIDRPTVISVLEEVFRSMIRKRFGTDENVDVIVNPDNGDLEIWRTRVVVEDEFSEDDDLEIELAEAVKHDADLEVGDDYIEQITLESFGRRAILAARQTLVSKILELEKDEVFKKYKDREGELVIGEVYQIWKKEILVLDDDGNELILPKTEQIPADYFKKGDSIRAVVHKVDMMNNNPKIIISRTAPAFLQRLFELEVPEIFDGLITIKKIVREPGERAKVAVESYDDRIDPVGACVGMKGSRIHGIVRELRNENIDVINFTTNHSLYITRALSPARISSIKIDEDNKTAAVYLKSDQVSLAIGRGGHNIKLAGKLTGYEIDVYRENDEFDEDVDIEEFSDEIEGWVIDELKRVGLDTAKSVLSLTEEELVRRTDLEEDTIQEIVRVLQSEFE